A region of Fibrobacter succinogenes subsp. succinogenes S85 DNA encodes the following proteins:
- a CDS encoding BsuBI/PstI family type II restriction endonuclease produces the protein MSNVDKIRNILIALGVPEKQQNDLCCYVLLVMAKIYPKSKWECAQNEWIRIHDMMSYINMFYRETPYAENTRETVRKNALHHFRTAAFVEDNGLATNSPNYRYRLTAEFLTVLKNKGSEESVKGFLKKHESLKSIYSSKKDKQKQALSVNGLQLTLSPGKHNKLQKAIVEDFAPRFAPNAKCLYVGDTTEKDLVKDVETLKKLGFAITLHDKMPDVVFYDEKKDWLYFVEAVTSVGPMDPKRLVELGNLTKNVKAGKIFVTAFLDFGTYKKFAADLAWDTEVWIADMPEHMIHLNGDKFLGPRG, from the coding sequence ATGAGCAATGTTGATAAAATTCGTAATATTTTGATTGCGCTAGGCGTTCCCGAGAAACAGCAAAATGACTTGTGCTGTTATGTGTTACTGGTCATGGCAAAAATCTACCCAAAGAGCAAATGGGAATGCGCACAGAATGAATGGATTCGTATTCACGATATGATGAGCTACATCAACATGTTCTATCGTGAAACACCCTATGCCGAAAACACTCGTGAAACAGTCCGTAAAAATGCGTTGCATCATTTTAGGACAGCCGCTTTTGTCGAGGATAATGGCCTGGCGACCAACAGTCCTAATTACCGCTATCGCTTGACAGCCGAATTTTTGACTGTGCTAAAGAACAAAGGGTCTGAAGAATCCGTAAAGGGATTCTTAAAGAAGCACGAGTCGCTCAAAAGTATTTATTCTTCGAAAAAAGACAAGCAAAAACAAGCTCTTTCTGTAAATGGTTTGCAGTTGACGCTTTCACCGGGTAAGCATAATAAACTGCAAAAGGCTATTGTTGAAGATTTTGCTCCGAGATTCGCTCCGAATGCCAAATGCCTATATGTGGGCGATACGACAGAAAAAGATTTGGTGAAGGATGTTGAGACTCTAAAGAAACTGGGCTTTGCAATTACTCTGCATGACAAAATGCCTGATGTTGTTTTCTACGATGAGAAGAAGGATTGGCTCTATTTTGTCGAGGCTGTAACATCCGTTGGTCCGATGGATCCGAAAAGACTTGTTGAACTTGGTAATTTAACCAAGAATGTTAAGGCGGGGAAGATTTTTGTTACTGCGTTCCTTGATTTCGGAACATACAAAAAGTTTGCTGCAGATTTGGCTTGGGATACTGAAGTCTGGATTGCAGATATGCCGGAGCATATGATTCACTTGAATGGTGATAAGTTTTTGGGACCAAGAGGATGA
- a CDS encoding Eco57I restriction-modification methylase domain-containing protein produces the protein MLETICQKTNEFIAQMPKSLRKEYGQFFTSAETACFMASLFDLSGLNKSVSILDAGAGSGILAISIAERILKQDSSIKVEVVCYENDPHVLPLLKSNLDLVKKKYKNFSFKVIEDNYIISQRDSFNGNLFAQECKKYDLVIGNPPYKKISKDAPEALAMPVVCHGAPNLYFLFASMGIFNLKENGQMVYITPRSWTSGAYFENFRKYLIGNTSLERIHLFESRTDVFDKESVLQETMIFKLKKQKKHPSKVVISTTNGNGDFSRISHFDAPYDTVVSPLTNYVYLPANKDNLEVLKKIGSFENTLPSLGMKMKTGLVVDFRVPELLESEKSESNVPLFYSRHIKEGRVSFPAGIEHEFVSNEKQSLLQKNRNYLFVKRFTSKEERRRLQSGIYLKRKFPGYQFISTQNKINFIDGEEELSECTVYGLYVLFNSTIYDSYYRILNGSTQVNSTEVNSMPIPNLLQIQEMGRMLIKSKDFSEKNCDEILQEACA, from the coding sequence ATGCTGGAAACGATTTGCCAAAAGACCAATGAATTCATTGCTCAAATGCCCAAGTCTCTTAGGAAAGAATACGGGCAATTTTTTACGAGTGCTGAAACTGCATGTTTCATGGCTTCTTTGTTTGACCTGTCTGGCTTAAATAAAAGTGTCTCTATTCTAGATGCTGGCGCCGGGTCAGGAATTTTGGCAATTTCTATAGCAGAAAGAATTTTGAAACAGGACTCTTCGATAAAAGTAGAAGTCGTCTGCTATGAAAACGACCCTCATGTCTTGCCTTTGCTTAAGTCAAATTTAGACTTGGTGAAAAAAAAGTACAAGAATTTTTCATTTAAGGTCATTGAAGATAATTACATTATTTCTCAAAGGGATTCCTTCAATGGGAACCTGTTTGCACAAGAGTGTAAAAAATATGACTTGGTTATCGGAAATCCTCCGTATAAAAAGATTTCCAAGGATGCTCCTGAAGCTTTGGCAATGCCGGTTGTTTGTCATGGAGCTCCCAATTTGTATTTCTTGTTTGCCTCTATGGGAATATTCAACCTGAAAGAAAATGGGCAAATGGTTTATATCACGCCTCGGTCTTGGACCTCTGGAGCCTATTTCGAAAATTTCAGAAAATACCTAATTGGAAACACCTCGTTAGAAAGAATCCATTTGTTTGAAAGTCGAACGGATGTATTTGACAAGGAATCTGTTCTGCAAGAAACGATGATTTTCAAACTAAAAAAGCAAAAAAAACATCCGTCAAAAGTCGTGATTTCGACAACGAACGGAAATGGCGATTTCAGCAGAATTTCTCATTTCGATGCACCGTATGATACTGTTGTGTCTCCTTTGACCAACTACGTTTATTTGCCAGCAAACAAGGATAATCTCGAAGTTCTGAAGAAAATAGGATCTTTTGAAAATACCTTGCCAAGCTTGGGAATGAAGATGAAAACAGGGTTGGTTGTCGATTTCCGAGTTCCTGAATTACTTGAATCGGAAAAATCTGAAAGCAATGTTCCACTTTTCTATAGCCGTCATATCAAGGAAGGTAGAGTTTCTTTCCCGGCAGGAATTGAACATGAATTCGTATCCAACGAAAAGCAGAGCCTTTTGCAAAAGAATAGAAATTATCTTTTTGTAAAACGTTTTACTTCCAAGGAAGAAAGACGGAGACTCCAGAGCGGAATCTACCTAAAGCGGAAATTTCCTGGATATCAATTCATAAGCACGCAAAATAAGATTAACTTCATTGATGGCGAAGAAGAACTTTCTGAGTGCACTGTTTATGGGCTGTATGTTCTGTTCAATTCGACCATTTATGACTCCTATTACAGAATTCTGAATGGCTCAACCCAGGTCAATTCAACAGAAGTAAACTCTATGCCTATTCCGAACTTGCTTCAGATTCAAGAAATGGGTCGAATGCTTATAAAGAGCAAAGATTTTTCGGAAAAAAACTGTGATGAAATCCTTCAGGAGGCCTGCGCATGA